One window of the Anaeromyxobacter dehalogenans 2CP-C genome contains the following:
- a CDS encoding MotA/TolQ/ExbB proton channel family protein has translation MDTSLVGIMKTGSASMWIIVACSVIALAVAIERGIALWGFTARAKSLADAVTRALYRGDLEDGRAQCERSGSPAADVFLAGLVAVAPRPGPGGRTPAPTAEKITAAVERERQQVNLKLRRNLWILGTVGATAPFVGLFGTVVGIMHAFRQMAATGQGGFTVVAAGISEALVTTAGGIAVAIEAVVIFNFLNVHVQKLALQLRLLTEEYLEIVKEVLAGGARPQEPAARTAGEG, from the coding sequence TTGGACACCAGCCTCGTCGGCATCATGAAGACCGGCAGCGCGTCGATGTGGATCATCGTCGCGTGCTCGGTCATCGCGCTCGCGGTGGCCATCGAGCGCGGCATCGCGCTCTGGGGCTTCACCGCCCGGGCGAAGAGCCTCGCCGACGCGGTCACCCGGGCGCTCTACCGCGGCGATCTCGAGGACGGGCGCGCGCAGTGCGAGCGCTCCGGCTCGCCGGCGGCCGACGTGTTCCTGGCCGGCCTCGTGGCCGTGGCGCCGCGGCCGGGCCCCGGCGGCCGGACCCCGGCGCCCACCGCGGAGAAGATCACCGCGGCGGTGGAGCGCGAGCGCCAGCAGGTGAACCTGAAGCTCCGCCGCAACCTGTGGATCCTCGGCACCGTCGGCGCGACCGCGCCGTTCGTGGGCCTGTTCGGCACCGTGGTCGGCATCATGCACGCGTTCCGGCAGATGGCCGCGACCGGGCAGGGCGGCTTCACGGTGGTGGCGGCCGGCATCTCCGAGGCGCTCGTGACCACCGCCGGCGGCATCGCGGTGGCCATCGAGGCGGTGGTGATCTTCAACTTCCTCAACGTGCACGTGCAGAAGCTCGCGCTGCAGCTCCGCCTGCTCACCGAGGAGTACCTCGAGATCGTGAAGGAGGTCCTCGCCGGCGGCGCCCGCCCGCAGGAGCCCGCGGCGCGCACGGCCGGGGAGGGCTAA
- a CDS encoding cobalamin-binding protein — protein MDLAALLSQAPPHPRRVVCLTEETTETLYRIGAGDLVVGVSGFTVRPPEARRKPRVSAFLSADGDAIAALRPDLVVGFSDLQADVARDLVRRGIPVLVTNQRSVAEILQTLRLVTAAVGRGEAGEALAAELEGGLARVAESAAALPRRPRVFFEEWPDPLIAGIRWVSELLELAGAEDVCAETRASHAAKGRIVAPEEVARRAPEAVVASWCGKKARREVIRARPGWADVPAVRDDQLYELRSAIILQPGPAALTDGVRALAGIVAAVARGDRLPARREGELRGPPAG, from the coding sequence GTGGATCTCGCCGCGCTCCTCTCGCAGGCCCCGCCGCACCCCCGCCGCGTGGTGTGCCTCACCGAGGAGACCACCGAGACGCTCTACCGCATCGGCGCGGGCGACCTGGTGGTGGGCGTCTCCGGATTCACGGTCCGTCCACCCGAGGCCCGCCGCAAGCCGCGCGTGAGCGCGTTCCTGTCCGCCGACGGGGACGCGATCGCGGCGCTCCGGCCGGACCTGGTGGTCGGCTTCTCCGACCTGCAGGCGGACGTGGCGCGCGACCTGGTGCGGCGCGGGATCCCGGTGCTGGTCACGAACCAGCGCTCGGTGGCCGAGATCCTCCAGACGCTCCGGCTGGTCACCGCGGCGGTCGGCCGCGGCGAGGCGGGGGAGGCGCTCGCGGCCGAGCTGGAGGGCGGCCTGGCGCGCGTGGCCGAGTCGGCCGCCGCGCTGCCCCGCCGCCCGCGCGTGTTCTTCGAGGAGTGGCCGGACCCGCTCATCGCCGGCATCCGCTGGGTCTCGGAGCTGCTGGAGCTGGCGGGCGCCGAGGACGTGTGCGCGGAGACCCGCGCCTCGCACGCGGCGAAGGGCCGGATCGTCGCCCCCGAGGAGGTGGCGCGGCGCGCGCCGGAGGCGGTGGTGGCGAGCTGGTGCGGGAAGAAGGCCCGCCGCGAGGTGATCCGGGCGCGGCCGGGGTGGGCCGACGTCCCGGCGGTGCGGGACGACCAGCTCTACGAGCTGCGGAGCGCGATCATCCTCCAGCCCGGGCCGGCGGCGCTGACCGACGGGGTGCGCGCGCTGGCCGGCATCGTGGCCGCGGTGGCGCGCGGCGACCGGCTGCCCGCCCGCCGCGAGGGGGAGCTGCGGGGTCCGCCCGCGGGCTAA
- a CDS encoding SIR2 family NAD-dependent protein deacylase, translating to MATAGLEAKLERILAEVRGARGNVVALTGAGISAESGIPTFRGAEGYWVVGSRNYIPQEMATREMFEAAPEEVWRWYLYRFGVCRDARPNAGHEALVRLEAALGERFTLVTQNIDGLHRRAGSRRVFCIHGDAAYVRCAAECGVGLLDLPAMAPRRKDDPFTERERSQLSCPACGGWLRPHVLWFDEYYDEANYRMDSAVRAAEAADLLLVVGTSGATNLPMQIGRIAFHRGAALVDVNPEENPFAELAARCERGFFARGSACDRLPGIVAALGAG from the coding sequence ATGGCGACCGCGGGGCTCGAGGCGAAGCTGGAGCGCATCCTGGCCGAGGTGCGGGGGGCGCGCGGGAACGTGGTGGCGCTCACCGGCGCCGGGATCTCCGCGGAGAGCGGCATCCCCACGTTCCGCGGCGCGGAGGGCTACTGGGTGGTCGGCTCCCGCAACTACATCCCGCAGGAGATGGCCACGCGGGAGATGTTCGAGGCCGCGCCGGAGGAGGTGTGGCGCTGGTACCTGTACCGGTTCGGCGTGTGCCGCGACGCGCGGCCGAACGCGGGGCACGAGGCGCTGGTGCGGCTGGAGGCGGCGCTGGGCGAGCGGTTCACGCTCGTCACCCAGAACATCGACGGCCTCCACCGCCGCGCGGGCTCGCGCCGCGTGTTCTGCATCCACGGCGACGCCGCCTACGTCCGCTGCGCGGCGGAGTGCGGCGTCGGGCTGCTCGACCTGCCCGCGATGGCGCCGCGCCGCAAGGACGACCCGTTCACCGAGCGCGAGCGCAGCCAGCTCTCCTGCCCCGCCTGCGGCGGCTGGCTGCGGCCGCACGTGCTCTGGTTCGACGAGTACTACGACGAGGCGAACTACCGGATGGACAGCGCCGTCCGCGCCGCCGAGGCGGCGGACCTGCTCCTCGTGGTCGGCACGAGCGGCGCCACCAACCTGCCCATGCAGATCGGCCGCATCGCGTTCCACCGCGGCGCGGCGCTGGTGGACGTGAACCCCGAGGAGAACCCGTTCGCCGAGCTGGCGGCGCGGTGCGAGCGCGGCTTCTTCGCGCGCGGCAGCGCCTGCGACCGGCTCCCCGGGATCGTGGCGGCGCTCGGGGCCGGGTAG
- a CDS encoding LolA family protein encodes MPTRPRFALAPPHLAALALAALAVAGCRPRVPPPDLSLDPAALLAQVQATQARVRAVRGEARVSVDAQGQSGTVSQFLAAEVPDRLHLETLDFFGNVAAVLVAADGRFSLYDARSKVLYRGEATPENLARLVPLPLTAGELVRILCGGAPLLDGRPTAAEPGPGHVALTLEAGPRAQVLRVGPSAAVERSWRTVEGGGPGEYDLAFGAFSPAGEGRFPFEVKLRAERPRVRLELRWREVEVNPALEPALFRLDPPRGARVVELDAASAPPPPDLFRAEPAPAPGSPGRAD; translated from the coding sequence ATGCCCACGCGACCCCGCTTCGCCCTCGCGCCGCCCCACCTCGCCGCGCTCGCGCTCGCCGCGCTGGCCGTCGCGGGGTGCCGCCCGCGCGTGCCGCCCCCCGACCTGTCGCTCGACCCCGCGGCGCTGCTCGCGCAGGTGCAGGCCACGCAGGCGCGGGTGCGCGCGGTGCGCGGCGAGGCGCGCGTCTCCGTGGACGCGCAGGGGCAGTCCGGCACCGTCTCGCAGTTCCTGGCGGCGGAGGTGCCGGACCGGCTGCACCTCGAGACGCTCGACTTCTTCGGGAACGTGGCCGCCGTGCTGGTCGCGGCCGACGGGCGCTTCTCGCTCTACGACGCGCGCAGCAAGGTGCTCTACCGCGGGGAGGCGACCCCGGAGAACCTGGCGCGCCTCGTGCCGCTGCCGCTCACCGCGGGCGAGCTGGTGCGGATCCTGTGCGGCGGCGCGCCGCTCCTCGACGGCCGGCCCACCGCCGCCGAGCCCGGGCCCGGCCACGTCGCGCTCACGCTGGAGGCGGGCCCGCGGGCGCAGGTGCTGCGGGTCGGCCCGAGCGCGGCGGTGGAGCGCTCGTGGCGCACGGTCGAGGGCGGCGGGCCGGGCGAGTACGACCTCGCGTTCGGCGCGTTCTCGCCCGCGGGCGAGGGCCGCTTCCCCTTCGAGGTGAAGCTGCGCGCGGAGCGCCCGCGCGTGCGGCTCGAGCTGCGCTGGCGCGAGGTGGAGGTGAACCCGGCGCTCGAGCCCGCCCTGTTCCGCCTGGACCCGCCGCGCGGCGCGCGCGTGGTCGAGCTCGACGCCGCCTCCGCGCCGCCGCCGCCGGACCTGTTCCGCGCCGAGCCGGCGCCCGCTCCCGGGTCCCCCGGCCGGGCCGACTGA
- a CDS encoding general secretion pathway protein GspE, whose product MDAIGKRRLGELLLEAGVIDATQLQSALGHQRQWGVRLGQALVDLKLAGEADIVQALSRKYGYEVARLDALEPYALEQALRLVPREFALRNNVFPLGADTSTLAVAMSDPTNLAVVDELRFRTGRKVKVCIGGDREIAAAVRDRYPHDHAIEAIALDLDADDPPGEAVLDPFGGGSKDALEAFFGSGAAAGPARPAAPRAAPPPGAAPAQDGAPAPVARPAAPAAPRPPGPAAAPSAPAATPSAPGAAPAAHPQPRPGPAPTAPARPAPPPPGAAAGRVPAGPTRPLPAPGTLPPPGARPSPGAPAFRPPPPAPAGAVRPGQAPQPVPRPGAAPPPPGRPGPAPAAARPAPSPRAVAAPPPAAPAPAPAPLANPFAPIHSLELEDHPEPEEVEAARAALLGAIPQEGLGTLTPAPLPSPSPFTDRERAILAALERLAAGAPAEPEIVKPAQAMAALFRALLKRGLLTERDLLDELVRR is encoded by the coding sequence ATGGACGCCATCGGGAAGAGGCGGCTCGGGGAGCTCCTGCTCGAGGCGGGCGTCATCGACGCCACGCAGCTGCAGTCCGCGCTCGGGCACCAGCGCCAGTGGGGCGTCCGGCTCGGCCAGGCGCTCGTGGACCTGAAGCTCGCCGGCGAGGCGGACATCGTCCAGGCGCTGTCGCGCAAGTACGGCTACGAGGTGGCCCGGCTCGACGCGCTCGAGCCGTACGCGCTGGAGCAGGCGCTGCGCCTCGTGCCCCGCGAGTTCGCGCTGCGCAACAACGTCTTCCCGCTCGGCGCCGACACCAGCACGCTCGCGGTGGCGATGTCCGATCCCACCAACCTGGCGGTGGTGGACGAGCTGCGCTTCCGCACCGGGCGGAAGGTGAAGGTCTGCATCGGCGGGGATCGCGAGATCGCGGCCGCGGTGCGGGACCGCTACCCGCACGACCACGCCATCGAGGCGATCGCGCTCGACCTCGACGCGGACGACCCGCCCGGCGAGGCGGTGCTCGATCCGTTCGGCGGCGGCTCGAAGGACGCGCTGGAGGCGTTCTTCGGCAGCGGCGCCGCCGCCGGGCCCGCCCGCCCCGCGGCGCCGCGCGCCGCCCCACCGCCCGGGGCCGCGCCCGCCCAGGACGGCGCGCCCGCTCCCGTCGCCCGGCCCGCCGCGCCCGCCGCGCCGCGGCCGCCCGGTCCCGCCGCCGCCCCGTCCGCTCCCGCCGCCACCCCGTCCGCTCCGGGCGCCGCCCCCGCGGCCCACCCGCAGCCGCGCCCGGGGCCCGCGCCCACCGCGCCCGCCCGCCCCGCGCCGCCGCCGCCCGGCGCTGCCGCCGGCCGCGTCCCCGCCGGCCCGACCCGCCCGCTCCCCGCGCCCGGCACGCTGCCGCCCCCGGGCGCCCGGCCCTCGCCCGGCGCGCCCGCGTTCCGTCCGCCGCCGCCCGCGCCCGCCGGCGCCGTCCGGCCCGGCCAGGCGCCGCAGCCCGTCCCGCGCCCCGGGGCCGCGCCCCCGCCGCCGGGCCGCCCCGGGCCGGCGCCCGCCGCCGCGCGCCCGGCACCGTCCCCGCGGGCCGTCGCGGCGCCGCCGCCCGCTGCGCCGGCGCCCGCGCCGGCCCCGCTCGCCAATCCGTTCGCGCCGATCCACTCGCTCGAGCTCGAGGATCACCCCGAGCCCGAGGAGGTGGAGGCCGCGCGGGCGGCGCTGCTCGGCGCCATCCCGCAGGAGGGGCTGGGCACGCTCACGCCCGCGCCGCTGCCCAGCCCGTCGCCGTTCACCGACCGCGAGCGCGCCATCCTGGCGGCGCTGGAGCGCCTCGCCGCCGGCGCGCCCGCCGAGCCGGAGATCGTGAAGCCCGCGCAGGCGATGGCGGCGCTGTTCCGCGCGCTCCTGAAGCGCGGGCTGCTCACCGAGCGCGACCTGCTGGACGAGCTGGTCCGGCGCTGA
- the apaG gene encoding Co2+/Mg2+ efflux protein ApaG, with translation MSTAVTEGIEVTVRSTFRPERSEPGRFLFSYSVRVVNQGEAPAQLVSRHWIIVDANGEREEVVGDGVVGQQPHLEPGEHFEYTSFCVLKTPHGSMRGTYRMVRDDGQAFDATIAPFPLVVPGSLN, from the coding sequence GTGTCCACCGCCGTCACCGAGGGCATCGAGGTCACCGTGCGCAGCACCTTCCGGCCCGAGCGGTCCGAGCCGGGGAGGTTCCTGTTCTCGTACTCGGTGCGGGTCGTGAACCAGGGAGAGGCGCCGGCGCAGCTCGTGTCGCGCCACTGGATCATCGTGGACGCGAACGGCGAGCGCGAGGAGGTGGTGGGCGACGGCGTGGTCGGCCAGCAGCCCCACCTCGAGCCCGGCGAGCACTTCGAGTACACCAGCTTCTGCGTGCTGAAGACGCCGCACGGCTCGATGCGCGGCACCTACCGGATGGTGCGCGACGACGGGCAGGCGTTCGACGCGACCATCGCGCCGTTCCCGCTGGTGGTGCCGGGCTCGCTGAACTGA
- a CDS encoding ExbD/TolR family protein produces the protein MALGGPSNGDGGEDEVGGGIFADINITPLTDIFLVLLIIFMVTTTAIAEAGQEKGGFKVNLPKGGKGEASQIPQDLAVAVLADGRAVVGGKVLADDALSTAFADAAGRNAELVVLVQADEGVPHGRVVQVMELARSAGLSRLAIATRADGASGGGGGR, from the coding sequence ATGGCGCTCGGCGGCCCCTCGAACGGCGACGGCGGCGAGGACGAGGTCGGCGGCGGGATCTTCGCCGACATCAACATCACGCCGCTCACCGACATCTTCCTCGTCCTCCTCATCATCTTCATGGTGACCACCACGGCGATCGCCGAGGCCGGCCAGGAGAAGGGCGGCTTCAAGGTCAACCTGCCGAAGGGCGGGAAGGGCGAGGCCTCGCAGATCCCGCAGGACCTGGCGGTGGCGGTGCTCGCGGACGGGCGCGCGGTGGTGGGCGGCAAGGTGCTCGCCGACGACGCGCTCTCGACGGCGTTCGCCGACGCGGCCGGGCGGAACGCGGAGCTGGTGGTGCTGGTGCAGGCGGACGAGGGCGTGCCGCACGGCCGGGTGGTGCAGGTGATGGAGCTCGCCCGCAGCGCCGGCCTGAGCCGGCTCGCCATCGCCACCCGCGCGGACGGCGCGTCCGGCGGGGGCGGCGGCCGCTGA